Part of the Pseudodesulfovibrio mercurii genome is shown below.
CGGTCGAAGCGAGCGCCGTCAGGTCCTATTTCGACTACGCCGAGGTGCAGCGCGGCGAGGTCGTCCCCCTCAAGCAATGTCTGAACGACTATGAGCGCCACTGCATCCAGAACGTGCTGCGCGTGACCGGCGGCAACGTCGCCAAGGCCGCCCGCATCTTCCGGATGACGGCGGCTGGCCTTCGGTACCGCATCAAGACGCTCGACATCTCCGACGGCTACTGAGCCGCCTTCGCCGACACCACCGACCCGCCCCGGCGGCCGGGCGAAAGGAATCTTTTCTAAAAGAAAGATTTCCTCCTAATCGCAAAGAGATATTGCTCTCCCTCATCGGGGTTTTCTCTAAAATAGTCCCAAAAATCAAGGATGTTAAGCAAAACACCCGACTGGCACGCCTTGTGCTACCCGGCAAGGTATTCGCCCCATTTGCGGCGTAAATGTACAAAACCCAAACCGGGAGAAATCGCTATGACGCAAATCGAGTCCAACAACTCCAAGAAGCAGGCCATAGATGCAGTGGCGAGCATGCCTTTCGACATGACAAAGGTGGCCACAGGCCCCACGGCGTACAAGATCAACTGGGAGACGATTAACGCGAGGTTCAAGGAATACAAGGACTTTTTAATGGAAGCGCCTCAGGTGATGGACCCGGAGCGCCTCCAGTTCCTGCACGATGTATACACCGAGTACAACGGTGAGCCCGTTGTATACATCCGCGCCAGGCTGCTTGAGCGGGTGCTGACCCAGAAGAAGATTTTTCTCGACGGCAACCCCATCGTCGGCACCCTCACGGGCACGCGTTGCGGCGTCTATCCCTATCCGGAGTGGAACGTCCAGTGGATCAAGGACGAGATGCAGATGGCCAAGATGACGTCTCTTGGCGAAATGAAGATTCCCCGGGAGACCGAGGACCTGCTGAAGCAGACCTACAAGGAATGGAAGGGACGCACCTGCATCGACCTGAACAACAAGATGTTCAAGGATATGTTCGGGTTCGATTCGCACCCCTACCACAAGGCCGGCATGTTCTACGAGAACGTCAGCGTGGCCAGCGGCTCCGGCATCGCCGACTACCCCAAGGTCCTGAACCACGGCATGCGCGCCGTTCTCGACGACCTGAAGGAGCGCCTGCGCAATTGTCCCACCACGCTGGCGGACAAGGAGCGTTTCGACCTCTACCGTTCCATGATCGTGGTCTGCGAGGCCGTCATCGCCCATTCGCACCGCTACGCCGAACTGGTGGAAAATGCCGCCGCCGAGGAGACCGACCCCAAGAACAAGGCCGAACTCCTGGAGATCGCGGAGATCTGCCGCCGCGTGCCCGAATTCCCGGCCCGCAACTTCCGCGAGGCCATCCAGTCCTTCTGGTTCATGCACGTGTGCATCGAGACCGAGCAGATGGCCTGCGCCACCTCGCCCGGCCGTTTCGGCCAGTACATGTATCCCTTCTACAAGAAGGACATCGAAGAGGGTAAGCTGAACCGTGAGCAGGTCGTGGCCCTGCTGAAGCTGCAATGGATCAAGCACATGGAGCTGGCCGAGTACCAGGGCGGCTCCTACGCCAAGACCCTTTCCGGCCACACCGGCCAGACCATGACCATCGGCGGCCTGGACAAGGACGGACGCGACGCCAGCACCGAACTCGAGGTGTTGCTGCTCGAGACCCAGATCCAAGCGCGCGGCATCCAGCCGACCCTGACCCTGCTCTATCATCCGAAGCTGTCCGAGTCCTACATGGGCAAGGTCGTGCAGTGCATCCGCGGCGGCTCGGGCCAGCCCCAGATCCTCAACAACACCGCCGTGATCGAGCGCACCCTGGCCCGTTTCGCCCAATACAAGGACGGCATCACCCTGGAGGACGCCCGCAACTGCGGCAACTACGGCTGCGTATCCACCGGCATCTGCGGCAAGGGCAGCTTCATCACCCAGGAGGACCAGCCCTGTCTCGCCAAGATCATAGAAATGGTGATGTACAACGGCAAGGACCCGCGGACCAAGAAGCAACTGGGCGTGGAGACCGGCGACATCACCTCGTTCCAGAGCTTCGATGAGCTGTACGACGCCTACAAGTGCCAGTTGAAGCACCTCTTCACCGTCTCGCGCAAGCATTCCGACCTGTCGCAGATGGCCCGCCTCCAGGTGGTTCCCAGCGTGCTGCGCTCGGTGATGTACGACGGCTGCATCGAAAAGGGCATGTGCGAGGAGGCCGGGGGAACCCGCTATCCGCAGGTCAACCCGATCATGACCGCCGGTATCGACGCGGCGAACTCGCTGCTGGCCATCAAGCACCTCGTCTTCGACACCAGAAAGATCACCATGGAGCAGCTCATGACGGCCATCAAGGCCAACTTCGAGGGATACGAGGACATCCGCAAGATGTGCTACGACGCGCCCAAGCACGGCAACGACTATCCGGAGATCGAGGAATTCGTGCAGCAGTACTACCACGACGTGGACGAAATCCACAATTCCATCGGCCCCGATTGTTTCGGCTACCGCACTCCGCTCGACGCCTACTCCCTGTCGTACCACAACTACTTCGGCGCGCTCATGGGAGCGCTTCCGACCGGCCGCAAGGCGGGTGTCGCCCTCACCGACGGCTCGGTCTCGGCCATGCCCGGCACGGACCACGAGGGCATAACCGCCCTGATCAAGGCCGGCGCGACGGCCATCGACACCGTCCGCTACGGCGCGAACCACTTCAACGTCAAGCTGGTCCCCGCCGCCCTTGAAGGCCCGGCCGGCACGCGTCTGCTGAGCTCGCTGCTCAAGACATACTGTGATCTCGGCGGCTCGCACATCCAGTTCAACGTGGTAACGTCCGCCACCCTGAAGAAGGCTCAGGAGGTCCCCCAGGAATACAAGGATCTCGTGGTCCGAGTGGCGGGCTTCAGCGCCTACTTCACCCGTTTGGACAAGGGCGTCCAGGATGAAATCGTGAAGCGTACCGAATACTCGCAGGCCTGTTAGGGCTCCACTACCTCAGGGGGTGCGCCGCCCCCAACCTCCCGGCGGCGCACCCCCCCTTGATCCACAAACGATCGGGAGCGATCCATGTTGAAAGGAATGGTTTACAACATCCAGCGCATGTCGGTGCAGGACGGACCGGGGCTGCGCACCACCGTCTTTCTGAAAGGCTGCCCGCTGCGCTGCCTCTGGTGCAGCAACCCGGAGTCCCAGGCGTTCACCCCGCAGCTGATGTATTTCGAAAATCTCTGCACGGGATGCGGCGCCTGCGAAACGGCCTGTCCGAACGGAGCCGTGACCCGGCTGCGGAACGGCAAGTTCGGACGCGATCCGGAGCAATGCACGGACTGCGGCGCCTGTGCGTCCGTGTGCCCCAGCGGCGCGCGCGACATGTCGGGCAGGCCGATGACCGTCGAGGAGGTCATGCAGGTCGTTCGCAAGGACGGGACGTTCTACCTCAACTCCGGCGGCGGCGTGACCTTCGGCGGCGGAGAACCCACGGCAGGCGGGGATTTCTTCCTCTCCCTGCTCGAACAGGCGCACAACGAGGCCTACCACTGCACGGTGGACACCTGCGGCCAGTGCCCGGAGGACCGCTTCCGGAAAACCATCGAGTTGGCGGACCTGCTGCTCTTCGACTGCAAACATATGGACCCCGCCCGGCACAGGGAACTGACCGGGCAGGACAACACGCTCATCCTGAAGAACCTTCGCAACGCCCTGAGCTCCGACACGCCGGTGCGCATCCGCATGCCGCTCATGCCCGGCCTGAACGATACGGAGGAAAACCTGGCGGCCATGGCCGATTTCCTGGGGGGCTTCGGCCTCCGGGAAGTCGAGGTCATGCCCTGCCACTTTTTCGGCCGCAACAAATATCTCGCCTTGAATCGGGCTCTACCCCTCGTGCGTCAGTACGAACCCGATGAGTTCAAGGCGATCAACGAACGCTTCCTGCGCCACGGCCTCAGGCCGGTCGTCGTGTAGCGGATAAAAAAAACGAGGAACGCATGTTTACCCTGAACGCGGCGGACGCCATTCTCGAAAGGCTCCGCGAGATACTTGAGGACGAGGACGAAGGCGTCTGTGTCCGCCTGCGCGAATACAGCGTCGGCGGTGGATGACACAGCAAGGTCGTGCTTGGTCTAGGCACGGACGAACCCGATGAGGAGGACGACGAACGGATCGACGTGAAGGGCGTCCCGTTCATCGCCGAAAAGGACTTTCTGCTGAATCACGGCGGAAACTACGAATTGACCCTGAACGAAGACCAGCAAATGGTCTTGAACGCGCTCGCGGGAGCGTGACCGGAACCGGCTGCGGCGTCGGCGCGGCAGAGGGCCATCCCCGCAAGCGCGAAAAGGAGAAGACATGTTCACAGTGGATACGACGAAAGAGCTTCTCGAAAAGCTTCGCGCCCTGTTGGCGGAGGAAGACCCGGAGACCTGCGTGCGCCTGCGCGAGTACAATGCCGGATGCGGCTGCAACAGCAAGATCCGGCTCGGCCTGGGGCTGGACGAGCCTGAAGATGAGGACGAACGGATCAGCGTGCGGGAAATCCCGTTTATCGCGGAAAAGGATTTTCTGCTGAAGCACGGCAGATCCTATGCTCTGGCTTTCGACGAAAATAGGGAAACCGTCCTCACCGCGCTGGATGCGTCGGATTAGGCCGAAGCCGCCCGGCGAAGCCGGCCGCATTCCCGCACCGCAATCCGGCGCACCACCAATCCCCCTTCCGATGGCCGGAAGGGGGATTCCCTTTTCCCGCAAACCGAGCCCGGATCAAAAGACAACGTCTTCTTTGCTCAAAACGACCACAACTCGTGCCCGTACCTCAGATGCTTTTTGCCCTGCGCCATCTTTCGGTCCTCTCCAGATCCGCAAACCGGATCGCCCCGGAGACACGTCTTTTCCGGTGATGTCTCCGATTCCTTAAGTCAAAGGCGCCGGTGCGACCAGACTGAGGGGTTGGCCGAGTTGGCGGGCGGTTTCGAGAACGCCGAAAAGAAACAGGGACTGGAAGCGACGGGCGACATGGCCTTGCCGGACTCGCAGGACCTTCGGCGGGACTACCGGCTGGACCGTGCGGACTCGAAGCCGCACGACAAGAGGACCAAACCGACGGCCCGGCGGTTGCCGGACGGCTTCGGCAAGGCCCCGTGTTCCGCGACGAACGGGAACGCCGCAAGGAGGATGAAAAAGTCGCCTGACAGTTTTTCACCCATGCGGTTTACACACGACGACAAGACGGCTTGCGGGCGGCTGCCTGCAACCCGTTGAAAACAAGAAGCAAGACCGGACAGTCACGGATAAGGAACGCGACCATGCCCAAGGCCCTCGACCTTCAGCGGGTCCAGGGCAGCGCCCTGCCCCCCTATCCGCTCTCCCCTCCCCTTGGCCGTCGGGCCTCGATGGTCTTGCCCGGCTTGAGTTCGAAGGGTTGGCCGAAGATTTCCACGGGCACGATCTTGTCGCCCTGGTGGAAGGCGGTCATGTTGACGCGGTCCTGTTCGACGACGAGGTCGAACCAGATGGACCGCCAGATGAAGGACAGACGCATTTCGCCCCAGTGTACGGGCGGGTCCGGGTCGATGCGCATGGGCGTGGCGGACAGGTTGAGCCCGGCGTAGTCCTGTTTGAGGACTTCGAGGGTCCCGGCCATGACGCCGGTGTGGATGCCTTCCACGGTGGTGCCGCCCTGGGTGTCGTAGATATCGGACTGCATGGCCTCCATGAACCAGTCCCAGGAGACGTTGCTCGGGTAGATGTACCGGGCGATGACGGCGTGGACGACCTTGGACAGGGTGGAGCCGTGGCTGGTCCGCTTTTCGTAGAAGTCGTAGTTGTCCTTGAGCAGCTTGAGGGGGTCGGGCACGTCGTGGCCGAGCTTGCGCAGGATGCGGGCCACCTCGTCGGGTTCGAGGATGTACCAGGTCATCAGGGTGTCGGCCTGCTTGGCGACCTTGTAGTTGTCGGGCGAGTCGCCTTCGGCCTTGAGGATGCGGTCCATGCGGTGGATGGAGTAGAAGCGCTGGCGGTAGGAATCCCAGTCCAGCTCGGGCAGGTCCATGTAGCCGTCGAACTGGCTGATGATGCCGTCCTCGGAGACGATGACGTTGAGCCTGGTGGTCATATCCCGCCACTTGGCGACCTCCTCGTCGGTCAGGCCGATGTGCGCGGTGATCTGCTTCTTCAGGCGGGGCGGCAGGGTTTCGAGCACGGACAGGGCCTTTTCCAGGAGCCAGACGACCATGATGTTGGTGTAGGCGTTGTCGCGCAGGCCGGACTCGTCGGAGCCGGGCAGTTTTTCGTGGAACTCGTCCGGGCCCATGACCCCGTCGATATGGTAGGCGCCGGAGGTTTCGTCGAGGGTGGCGATGTCGCCCCAGAAGCGGGCGATGTCGAGCATCAGCTCCGCGCCGTATTCGCGCAGGAAGGCCTGGTCGCCGGTCCAGGAGACGTAACGCCAGGCGTTGACGAACACGGCGATGGACACGTGCCGCTGGCGGCGGGACAGGTCCGGCCCCCAGGTCTTGGACTCGGGATTGTAGTGGACTTCCTGGGTCTCCTCGCTGCCGTCGTCGGCGGTCTGCCAGGGGAACATGGCCCCCGTATAGTCGTTTTCGCGGGCGTATTCGCGGGCCGCGTCGAGGCGGTTGTAGCGGTACATGAGCAGGGCCTTCGAGATGTCCGGGAAGTTGGCGTCGAAGAAGGGCAGGATGTAGACCTCGTCCCAGAAGATGTGGCCCCGGTAGGCCTCGCCGGACAGGCCACGGGCGGGCATGCCCGCGTCGCGGCCCACGTTGTGCGGGCTGGCCGTGACCAGCAGGTGGTAGACGTGGAGGCGCAGCACGCGCTGGACGAAGCGGTCGCCCTTGACCCGTATGTCCGCCTTTTGCCAGAGGTTTTTCCATGACTTGGCGTGGGGGCCGAAGACGCCCTTGAAGGTCTTCACGCCCTTGAGCCCATCCAGGCACAGGTCGCGCAGGTCGCCGGGTTCGCGATCCAGAGAGGTGCGCACGTGGACGAACTTTTCCAGGCCGTAGCAGTGGTTCTCCTTGACCTGGACGCAGATTTCCTCGGAGACCCTGGCCCGGTCCTGGACTACCTCCTTGCGCACCTCGATGGGCTTGCCGTCCTCGAGCAGGCGGGTCTTGGCGGCCATGACGATCTGGTAGCGCGAGTGGGAGGTCTCCACGTGCAGATAGATGCCGTCGCCCGCCTTGCCGCCGCCCACCCGGTTGAGGTGGCGGGTGTTCAGGCTGGCATAACGGGCCACGCCCTCGTTGCTGACGTTGCCGTCCAGCGAGGAACGGAAAGTCAGCTTGGCGGCGTAGTTAAGCGGGGTGAAGTCGAATTGCAGGGCGAGCAGGTGGGGGTCGGCCATGGAGGCCACGCGCCGGGAGGATATGCGGGTGATGCGGCCCACCTGATCGCGGACCACGAGGTGGCGTTCCATGACCGCCACGCGCATATTCAGGCGGTGGGAATAGCTGAGGATTTCCATGGACAGGGGCGAGACGAACTCGCCGTTGCCGATCTTGAAGGCCACGGGCAGCCAGTTGGGGCAGTTGACCAGGTCGTTGTTCCAGATCTCGCGCCCCTCCACGTCGCTGGGGGTCTTGTTGAAGATGCCCGAGACGTAGGTGCCGGGGTAGAAGTAGTAGGAAGAGCACTCGCACTCGTAGGCCCCGCGCGAGCCTAGGTAGCCGTTGCCCACGCAGGTCAGGGTCTCGCGCAGCTTCTCGTCGCCCGGCTCGAAGCCGTGGTAGGTCAGGAACCATTCGTCCGTGGCCATGCCGGACTCGAACCACTCCATGAGGTCGTCCACGGTGATCTCGCCCAGGTCGGACACGACCATGTCGGCCCCGAACCGCTTCAGCATCTCGCCGCCGATGTTCCGGGCGATGCCGAGCGTCAGGCCGAAGTTGCCCGCGCATCCGGCCTGGACGCCGGACAGGGAGTCCTCGACCACGGCGCACTCGCCGGGATGGAGGCCCATCCTTTCGGCGGCGGCCACGAAGATGTCGGGATCGGGCTTGCCCTTGAGGTCGAGTTCGGCCGAGACCACGCCGTCCACGTGGGCGTCGAACAGGGTGGTCAGCCCGGCCAGCTCCAGAACGAGCATGCCGTTGCGGCTGGAGGTGGCCAGGGCCACGAGCACGCCGTTGCGCTTGAGCTCCCTGACCAGGGCCACGGAGGAGTCGAAGACCTCGGGCCCCTGCTCCTTGAGGATTTCCTGGAAAAGCGCGTTCTTCTTGTTGCCGATGGCGCAGACCGTGTCGTAGCCCGGCGGGTCGTCCGGCTCGCCGGGGGCCAGCCGGATGTTGCGGGACTTGAGGAAGCTGAGCACGCCCTCGAAGCGCGGCTTGCCGTCCACGTAGTTCTGGTAGTCGCTCGTGCGGTCAAAGGGCTCGAACGGGGTGCCGGTCTCCTCGGCCTGGTGCTTGAGAAATTCGTTGAAGGAGGCCTCCCAGGCCTGGGCGTGCACCTTTGCCGTCCGGGTGATGACGCCGTCCAGGTCGAAGACCACGCCCTTGAGTGTGATTGCTGCCACGGATCACTCCTTTGAATGGTTGATTCTCCGGTGTCCGGGTCACAGGGTACCCAGAATGGTCACGAGCATGTCCGGCTCGGGCACGATCAGCGCCGCGTCGGTCAGGCCGGTTACCCGTTCTTCCAACTCCTTGTTTTCGGTTACGAAAATTGTCTTGGTTCCGGGCGACAGCTCCAGGGCCACCCGAAGCATGGGCACGTCCGAGCCGGTGTCGCCGCAGATCAGGTTGCGGCCGCCCGCCATGCCCAGGGAGAGCTCGTCGTTGAGGAACCGGACGCCGTCGCCCTTGTCGAAGTCCTTGAGCCCCTCGCCCGCGGTCTCCACGGTCAGGATGATCTCCACGTCCAGCCCGGTGTCCTCGATGCGGAAGTTCCGCCCCTGCGGGTCCAGCTCGGCCACCAGGGCCTCGAGGGTGGCCAGGAAGGCCCCGGACTCGGCCGCGTCGATGGACCCGCCGATGTCCTGGCGGGCCACGGTGGACTGGCCGAACTTGAATTGCAGGCCCGAACCGATGAGGGTGAACTTCTCGTACTCGGGCCGCTTCGTCAGCAGGGTCAGCCGGGCGTTGAGGGCGTCCATGGCCGCCTGTTTGTCCGGGGTGATGGCCAGCCGCCGGACCCGGCCGTCGCGGTCCAGGCACTCGCGCCCCTTGGAGGCGGCGTAATGGAACGCGCCCTCCGGGTTGACCGAGATTTGGATCAACCCGTCCAGGGGGGCGGAGGTCAGAAGGACCGGGTTTGCCGCGTGGGCGCGGGCGAAGCGGGTCAGGAAGACCGCGTTGTACACGGACTGGACCGAGGTCAGGTAGCGGGCGCAGTAGTTGTTGACCGTGCCGTCACGGTCCGTGACCAGGCAGTCCAGCCGCGCCCCGCGCAGCAGTTCTCGTCCCCGGCCGACGAACTCGTCGAAGCCGGGATGGAAGTCGGCCAGCATGTCCAGGAAGGCGTCCTCACCCTCCTCCAGGTAGAAGAGGTCCTTGCGCGCCTCGTCGATCTCGTAGCCCATGTCCAGGCCGATGGTCCGGCCATGGTCCAGGGCGAGGCGCTTGCGGCCCTCCTCCTCGGGGATTTCCTCCAGGGAGGCCAGCAGGTTGGACAGCGCGGCCGGAATGTCCTCGTCCACGGGTCTGCCGTCGAGCAGCGCTGTCACGGCCCGCCGCCGGACAGCGGCGGAAGCGGCCATGAGCGCGTAGAAATCCTTCAGTGTCTCGGGTGCGACGTGTTCGATTCCGGCCATCGGCCCTCCTTCTAGTATTCGAAACGCACGGTGTATTCGACCACCGTTCCCCCCTTGCCAGCGGAGGGCGCGACGCCCTTCAGGTCGAACTCGATGGTCCCCGCGTCCTCGGCCGTGTACGGCGTGTTCGCGTTGAGTATGGTCCACTGGCCGGACAGGGATTCCAGGAGCTTGACGTCCCTGGGCTCGGACGAGCCGTTGCGCACGGTGATGCGCCAGCCGACCTCGGCGGCGTTCTTGCCGATGCGCTTGAAGCTCGTCTGCGCGCGCTCCACGGTGACGTCGAAGGAGCGGCCGATGACCAGCCGGACCTCCCCGCCCTCGGCCACGTGGCCCAGACGGGCCTCGCCCGCCAGGAGCTTGGCCCCGTCCGACACGGGCATGAACACCCGGACCACGCCCGCGGGCATGGGCATGCCCAGGTTGTTTTCCCTGGTGTTGGTGAAGAGCAGGGCCGACTCCACGGACTGGTCGATCCTGCCGGTGCGCTGGTTGGGGCCGCTGTGGTAGCGGCTGGAGAGCTCGGTCTTCACCGGGACGTTCGCGACCGAGAACAGCCCCACCTGCTTGGAGCCCGAGGCCGGGATGGACACGTACCGGCCCGGATCATAGACGTGGTACTGGGAAAAGGATTCCTCGGCGGCGGGGGCCGGGGCGGCGTCCATGGACGCGGCCTCGGCCATCATGACGTTGCCGCGCGCGAGCATCTTGGGTGCGGCAGCCCGCTGCACGTCCCCGGCGACCAGACGCAGGTCCGCGCCGGTAAAGGCGTGGCCCGAATCGTTGGTCACCGTGGCCCAGGCGTCCAGGTCGCCGCTGCCGCCGGTCTGGTTCACGGTCAGGTTGTAGTCCGCGCGCCAGCCCAGGCCGTCCATGAGATAGCTCAGGGCCACGTTCTTGCGCCCGGCCGTCGCGCTGCGGGTGGTCAGGGTCAGGGTCGGCTCGGCGTCGAGCCCCTTGGGCATCTCGGGCAGGAGCAGGGCCTCGTAGGACCCCACGTAGACCTCATTGCCCATGGCGAAGATGGGCCGGTCCGCATTGGACAGGAGCTTGGCCTTGCGCAGGATGCGCGCGTTGGCGTCGGCCGGGTCGGGCAGGATCACGGACAGCTCCTTGCCCACGTAGGCGTCGAGCAGGTTGGCCGCGGTGATGGGCCGGTAGGCGTACTGGACGTCATCCACGGTCATGTCCGGGGCCGTCGCCCGGATGGAGGACGGGTCGATGGTCGCGGGGATGTCGGTGAAGACCACGGCGGCCGCGCCCTCGGGCAGGGTGACCACGCGGGATTCGGTGACCTGGGCCCGGCCTGAGTTGTACACGGCCAGGACCGATCCGGCGGCCTGGGCGGTCCCGGCGAGGGGAGCGAAAAGGAGCAGGAAGGCGAGCAGCGGGGCAACGAAAACACATGGCCGGTTCATCGGTCCTCCGGGGGTTGGTTCGGGGTGGCGACGTGACAACGTATCAGCGCCTCATCCGGAGGATACACGGCCCGTGCGTTATTTGCAAAAATTTAACGGGGAACATCACCACGGCCAGGCGTGCGGCAAACTCCCGCGAACCCGCGTCGCGGGCCGATGCGGCGCGTCCGACCGAACATGCCGGAACGGCCGGGCCGGGCATATGGCATCTCGCAATCACTGCGAATATCTGCTAGAAAACACCTCGCATGAAGATACTCATTATCGACGATTCCAGGGGGTCCGCGACCCAGCTGACCGACATGCTCATGGGCGCGGGACACTCCGACGTGTCCGACGTGGAATCCCTGGACCGGGCCCTGCACGCAATGCAGCGCGCCGCAGCCGGGGAAACGCCCGTGGACCTGGTGCTCATCGACCTTGAGATCCACGACACCGACGGCATCGCCGCCATCCTGACCCTCAAGTCCCACCGCGAATTCGAGGACATCCCGATCATCGCCATCGCCGCCAACGACAACTCGGAGGAGTTGGACCGCGCCTTCGCGGCCGGGGCCTCGGACTACATCGTCAAGCCCGTGGGCCGCACCGAGCTGCGCGCCCGGGTGCGCTCCGCCCTGCAACTGCGCCGCGAGATGCTCAAACGCATGCTCCGGGAGCGCGAACTGGAGCGGCTGGCCCGCAAGCTGGAGCGCATGTCCAACCAGGACGGGCTGACCGGCCTGG
Proteins encoded:
- a CDS encoding glycyl-radical enzyme activating protein; the protein is MLKGMVYNIQRMSVQDGPGLRTTVFLKGCPLRCLWCSNPESQAFTPQLMYFENLCTGCGACETACPNGAVTRLRNGKFGRDPEQCTDCGACASVCPSGARDMSGRPMTVEEVMQVVRKDGTFYLNSGGGVTFGGGEPTAGGDFFLSLLEQAHNEAYHCTVDTCGQCPEDRFRKTIELADLLLFDCKHMDPARHRELTGQDNTLILKNLRNALSSDTPVRIRMPLMPGLNDTEENLAAMADFLGGFGLREVEVMPCHFFGRNKYLALNRALPLVRQYEPDEFKAINERFLRHGLRPVVV
- a CDS encoding glycyl radical protein, yielding MPFDMTKVATGPTAYKINWETINARFKEYKDFLMEAPQVMDPERLQFLHDVYTEYNGEPVVYIRARLLERVLTQKKIFLDGNPIVGTLTGTRCGVYPYPEWNVQWIKDEMQMAKMTSLGEMKIPRETEDLLKQTYKEWKGRTCIDLNNKMFKDMFGFDSHPYHKAGMFYENVSVASGSGIADYPKVLNHGMRAVLDDLKERLRNCPTTLADKERFDLYRSMIVVCEAVIAHSHRYAELVENAAAEETDPKNKAELLEIAEICRRVPEFPARNFREAIQSFWFMHVCIETEQMACATSPGRFGQYMYPFYKKDIEEGKLNREQVVALLKLQWIKHMELAEYQGGSYAKTLSGHTGQTMTIGGLDKDGRDASTELEVLLLETQIQARGIQPTLTLLYHPKLSESYMGKVVQCIRGGSGQPQILNNTAVIERTLARFAQYKDGITLEDARNCGNYGCVSTGICGKGSFITQEDQPCLAKIIEMVMYNGKDPRTKKQLGVETGDITSFQSFDELYDAYKCQLKHLFTVSRKHSDLSQMARLQVVPSVLRSVMYDGCIEKGMCEEAGGTRYPQVNPIMTAGIDAANSLLAIKHLVFDTRKITMEQLMTAIKANFEGYEDIRKMCYDAPKHGNDYPEIEEFVQQYYHDVDEIHNSIGPDCFGYRTPLDAYSLSYHNYFGALMGALPTGRKAGVALTDGSVSAMPGTDHEGITALIKAGATAIDTVRYGANHFNVKLVPAALEGPAGTRLLSSLLKTYCDLGGSHIQFNVVTSATLKKAQEVPQEYKDLVVRVAGFSAYFTRLDKGVQDEIVKRTEYSQAC
- a CDS encoding ErpA-related iron-sulfur cluster insertion protein (Members of this family, many of which are selenoproteins, show homology to the iron-sulfur cluster insertion ErpA that was described in Escherichia coli.), which translates into the protein MFTLNAADAILERLREILEDEDEGVCVRLREYSVGGGUHSKVVLGLGTDEPDEEDDERIDVKGVPFIAEKDFLLNHGGNYELTLNEDQQMVLNALAGA
- a CDS encoding ErpA-related iron-sulfur cluster insertion protein (Members of this family, many of which are selenoproteins, show homology to the iron-sulfur cluster insertion ErpA that was described in Escherichia coli.), whose translation is MFTVDTTKELLEKLRALLAEEDPETCVRLREYNAGCGCNSKIRLGLGLDEPEDEDERISVREIPFIAEKDFLLKHGRSYALAFDENRETVLTALDASD
- a CDS encoding DUF4139 domain-containing protein, whose product is MNRPCVFVAPLLAFLLLFAPLAGTAQAAGSVLAVYNSGRAQVTESRVVTLPEGAAAVVFTDIPATIDPSSIRATAPDMTVDDVQYAYRPITAANLLDAYVGKELSVILPDPADANARILRKAKLLSNADRPIFAMGNEVYVGSYEALLLPEMPKGLDAEPTLTLTTRSATAGRKNVALSYLMDGLGWRADYNLTVNQTGGSGDLDAWATVTNDSGHAFTGADLRLVAGDVQRAAAPKMLARGNVMMAEAASMDAAPAPAAEESFSQYHVYDPGRYVSIPASGSKQVGLFSVANVPVKTELSSRYHSGPNQRTGRIDQSVESALLFTNTRENNLGMPMPAGVVRVFMPVSDGAKLLAGEARLGHVAEGGEVRLVIGRSFDVTVERAQTSFKRIGKNAAEVGWRITVRNGSSEPRDVKLLESLSGQWTILNANTPYTAEDAGTIEFDLKGVAPSAGKGGTVVEYTVRFEY
- a CDS encoding HAD-IA family hydrolase, whose product is MAAITLKGVVFDLDGVITRTAKVHAQAWEASFNEFLKHQAEETGTPFEPFDRTSDYQNYVDGKPRFEGVLSFLKSRNIRLAPGEPDDPPGYDTVCAIGNKKNALFQEILKEQGPEVFDSSVALVRELKRNGVLVALATSSRNGMLVLELAGLTTLFDAHVDGVVSAELDLKGKPDPDIFVAAAERMGLHPGECAVVEDSLSGVQAGCAGNFGLTLGIARNIGGEMLKRFGADMVVSDLGEITVDDLMEWFESGMATDEWFLTYHGFEPGDEKLRETLTCVGNGYLGSRGAYECECSSYYFYPGTYVSGIFNKTPSDVEGREIWNNDLVNCPNWLPVAFKIGNGEFVSPLSMEILSYSHRLNMRVAVMERHLVVRDQVGRITRISSRRVASMADPHLLALQFDFTPLNYAAKLTFRSSLDGNVSNEGVARYASLNTRHLNRVGGGKAGDGIYLHVETSHSRYQIVMAAKTRLLEDGKPIEVRKEVVQDRARVSEEICVQVKENHCYGLEKFVHVRTSLDREPGDLRDLCLDGLKGVKTFKGVFGPHAKSWKNLWQKADIRVKGDRFVQRVLRLHVYHLLVTASPHNVGRDAGMPARGLSGEAYRGHIFWDEVYILPFFDANFPDISKALLMYRYNRLDAAREYARENDYTGAMFPWQTADDGSEETQEVHYNPESKTWGPDLSRRQRHVSIAVFVNAWRYVSWTGDQAFLREYGAELMLDIARFWGDIATLDETSGAYHIDGVMGPDEFHEKLPGSDESGLRDNAYTNIMVVWLLEKALSVLETLPPRLKKQITAHIGLTDEEVAKWRDMTTRLNVIVSEDGIISQFDGYMDLPELDWDSYRQRFYSIHRMDRILKAEGDSPDNYKVAKQADTLMTWYILEPDEVARILRKLGHDVPDPLKLLKDNYDFYEKRTSHGSTLSKVVHAVIARYIYPSNVSWDWFMEAMQSDIYDTQGGTTVEGIHTGVMAGTLEVLKQDYAGLNLSATPMRIDPDPPVHWGEMRLSFIWRSIWFDLVVEQDRVNMTAFHQGDKIVPVEIFGQPFELKPGKTIEARRPRGGESG